Proteins encoded by one window of Streptomyces sp. NBC_01477:
- a CDS encoding ATP-binding protein gives MSISEVYNGEPADIAAARRLAAELFSGLTRSGRPVSATVVADVHLVVSELVTNAVKHTRGLFGLDLRVADDVVEIMVWDTSEEPVAAMTPDPARVGRHGLEIVTALCGGFKVAATPKGKRITAQMALRPVA, from the coding sequence GTGAGTATCAGCGAGGTCTACAACGGCGAGCCGGCGGACATCGCCGCTGCCAGGCGCCTTGCGGCGGAGCTTTTCAGCGGTCTGACCAGGTCGGGGAGGCCGGTGTCCGCCACGGTGGTCGCGGATGTGCACCTGGTGGTCAGTGAACTGGTCACCAACGCGGTGAAGCACACCCGGGGCTTGTTCGGCCTGGATCTGCGCGTCGCCGACGACGTGGTGGAGATCATGGTGTGGGACACCTCGGAGGAACCCGTCGCGGCGATGACCCCCGACCCGGCCCGGGTGGGGCGGCACGGTCTGGAGATCGTGACGGCGCTCTGCGGCGGCTTCAAGGTGGCGGCCACACCCAAGGGAAAGCGGATCACCGCGCAGATGGCACTGCGGCCCGTGGCCTGA
- a CDS encoding RNA polymerase sigma factor SigF produces MTATTYGAGTTTKTAQPFHSVPAVDGLPFIEEAGKVAPKDARQLSKLFFDRLQSLEEGTAAYSYARSTLIEMNMSLVRFSARRFRGRGPEEMEDILQVGTIGLIKAIDRFDLSREVEFTTFAVPYIVGEMKRFFRDTSWAVHVPRRLQELRVELAKARDHLTAVLDAVPTIAELAAYLEITEEDVIEGLVASNGYTAGSIDVPAGGDEGEDAGRSYTDTIGAPDPAMELVEDFHALAPMLGKLDDRERLILQLRFGQEMTQAEIGAELGYSQMHVSRLISRTLAKLRAGMLTEA; encoded by the coding sequence ATGACGGCAACCACATACGGCGCGGGAACAACGACGAAGACGGCGCAGCCCTTCCACAGTGTTCCGGCCGTGGACGGGCTGCCGTTCATCGAAGAAGCGGGAAAGGTCGCGCCCAAGGACGCCCGGCAGCTGTCGAAGCTGTTCTTCGACCGGCTCCAGTCCCTGGAAGAGGGCACGGCCGCGTACTCGTACGCGCGCAGCACCCTGATCGAGATGAACATGTCGCTGGTGCGGTTCTCCGCGCGCCGCTTCCGCGGCCGCGGTCCTGAGGAGATGGAGGACATCCTCCAGGTCGGCACGATCGGGCTGATCAAGGCGATCGACCGGTTCGACCTGTCGCGCGAGGTGGAGTTCACGACCTTCGCGGTGCCGTACATCGTCGGGGAGATGAAGCGGTTCTTCCGCGACACCTCCTGGGCCGTGCATGTGCCGCGGCGCCTCCAGGAGCTGCGGGTGGAGCTGGCCAAGGCCCGCGACCACCTCACCGCCGTCCTGGACGCGGTGCCCACCATCGCGGAACTCGCCGCCTACCTGGAGATCACCGAGGAAGACGTCATCGAGGGCCTGGTGGCCTCCAACGGCTACACCGCGGGCTCCATCGACGTACCCGCCGGCGGCGACGAGGGCGAGGACGCGGGCCGCTCCTACACCGACACCATCGGCGCCCCGGACCCGGCCATGGAACTGGTCGAGGACTTCCACGCGCTCGCGCCGATGCTGGGCAAGCTGGACGACCGGGAACGCCTGATCCTCCAGCTGCGCTTCGGCCAGGAGATGACCCAGGCCGAGATCGGCGCCGAACTCGGCTACTCCCAGATGCACGTCTCGCGGCTGATCTCCCGCACGCTGGCCAAGCTCCGCGCCGGGATGCTCACCGAGGCGTGA
- a CDS encoding STAS domain-containing protein has translation MNASPVPEGEPVLRVTVALGEPSVVTVSGDADLDGQSALREAVDRALAHHPHLVFDLAGVSFADSTFLTVLATARLAALEQAGSVSLLAVSAPVQRLLDLTGAAVLFPAVAPGRPEPS, from the coding sequence ATGAATGCCAGTCCCGTCCCCGAGGGCGAGCCGGTGCTGAGAGTCACCGTCGCGCTCGGCGAGCCCAGTGTGGTCACCGTGTCGGGAGACGCGGACCTCGACGGGCAGTCGGCCCTGCGCGAGGCCGTGGACCGAGCGCTGGCCCACCACCCGCACCTGGTCTTCGACCTGGCCGGGGTCAGCTTCGCCGACTCGACCTTCCTGACCGTTCTCGCCACCGCCCGCCTCGCGGCGCTCGAACAGGCCGGGAGCGTCAGCCTGCTGGCCGTCAGCGCGCCGGTGCAACGTCTGCTCGACCTCACCGGCGCCGCGGTGCTCTTCCCCGCCGTCGCGCCGGGCCGGCCCGAGCCGTCCTGA
- a CDS encoding ribonuclease BN yields the protein MELMHRSMGFAALGLVTLMPLLIVVAAAVPYQRSGFAQWIVDGMGLSAGPAETVRRLFSTPGKVLSTTSALSLAALAVFGLSFAASVATGYERIWALPASPWHAAWRRAVWLAALTAYLFVEAQSGTVLDGGVPATALRIAFTLACGVLFFWWGQRFLLGNRVPGRPALTGAVCTMVGLVGLRVFSVLVLSPLTLTSAVTYGPVGTVLMVQSWLIGVGFVIFGGALVGRQLHRGALPEGAGAGVPRPGEPVEPVEPAQHIGPRRRPHRAGRR from the coding sequence ATGGAGCTGATGCACCGCTCGATGGGCTTCGCGGCGCTCGGCCTGGTGACGCTGATGCCGCTGCTCATCGTGGTGGCGGCGGCCGTGCCGTACCAGCGCTCGGGCTTCGCGCAGTGGATCGTGGACGGCATGGGCCTGTCGGCGGGGCCCGCGGAGACCGTGCGGCGGCTCTTCTCCACCCCGGGCAAGGTGCTGAGCACCACCAGCGCGCTGAGCCTGGCGGCGCTGGCGGTCTTCGGGCTGTCCTTCGCGGCGAGCGTGGCGACCGGCTACGAGCGGATCTGGGCGCTGCCGGCGAGCCCCTGGCACGCGGCCTGGCGGCGGGCGGTGTGGCTGGCGGCGCTGACCGCGTATCTGTTCGTGGAGGCACAGAGCGGCACGGTGCTGGACGGCGGTGTCCCGGCGACCGCGCTGCGTATCGCCTTCACCCTGGCCTGCGGGGTGCTCTTCTTCTGGTGGGGGCAGCGCTTCCTGCTCGGCAACCGCGTCCCCGGGCGCCCGGCGCTCACCGGCGCGGTGTGCACCATGGTCGGACTGGTGGGCCTGCGGGTCTTCTCGGTGCTGGTGCTCTCGCCCCTGACGCTGACCAGCGCGGTGACGTACGGCCCGGTCGGCACGGTGCTGATGGTGCAGAGCTGGCTGATCGGGGTGGGGTTCGTCATCTTCGGCGGCGCGCTGGTCGGGCGCCAGCTGCACCGCGGGGCGCTGCCCGAGGGCGCCGGGGCCGGGGTGCCGCGGCCGGGTGAGCCCGTCGAACCGGTCGAGCCCGCCCAGCACATCGGACCGCGCCGCCGGCCCCACCGCGCCGGCCGGCGCTGA
- a CDS encoding CsbD family protein, translated as MSDSDKTRAKTEQATGKVKEAVGRVSGDRDLEAEGRGDQAKGDVRQAGEKIKDAVKHVRED; from the coding sequence ATGAGCGACAGCGACAAGACGCGGGCGAAGACCGAGCAGGCCACCGGCAAGGTCAAGGAGGCGGTCGGCCGCGTCTCCGGCGACCGGGATCTCGAAGCCGAGGGCCGCGGCGACCAGGCCAAGGGCGACGTGCGCCAGGCGGGCGAGAAGATCAAGGACGCCGTGAAGCACGTCCGCGAGGACTGA
- a CDS encoding cysteine hydrolase family protein, with product MTDDDAAPLRHRNRWQFGGGAIDLRRPALAARPAPLRTEPAPVVLDLSRTALIVIDLQNDFCTPGGALDIAGIDVTLLAGAVEHSARAVTAARAAGVPVVWLTWGNRPDRANLPPGVAHVFDPEGTGHGIGFRIPGTDSRILTSGSWGADLAAPLTVEPGDIRVDKYRMSGFWDTPLDSVLRNLRVDTLLFAGINSDQCVYATLVDGACAGYDVVMLTDASATTSPSYCHDAAVFNTRQCFGFTTTTPDLLDALAAAPAADGDG from the coding sequence ATGACCGACGACGACGCCGCACCCCTGCGGCACCGCAACCGCTGGCAGTTCGGCGGTGGCGCCATCGACCTGCGCCGGCCGGCGCTGGCCGCGCGGCCGGCGCCGCTGCGCACCGAGCCCGCACCCGTCGTCCTCGACTTATCGCGTACGGCGCTCATCGTGATCGACCTGCAGAACGACTTCTGCACCCCCGGCGGCGCCCTGGACATCGCCGGCATCGACGTGACGCTGCTGGCCGGCGCGGTCGAGCACAGCGCCCGGGCGGTCACCGCGGCCCGCGCCGCCGGCGTACCCGTGGTGTGGCTCACCTGGGGCAACCGGCCCGACCGGGCCAACCTCCCGCCGGGCGTGGCGCATGTCTTCGACCCGGAAGGCACCGGCCACGGCATCGGCTTCCGCATCCCCGGCACGGACTCCCGGATCCTGACCTCGGGCAGCTGGGGCGCCGATCTGGCAGCGCCGCTTACCGTCGAGCCCGGCGACATCCGGGTCGACAAATACCGGATGAGCGGCTTCTGGGACACCCCGCTGGACAGCGTCCTGCGCAATCTGCGGGTGGACACCCTGCTCTTCGCGGGCATCAACTCCGACCAGTGCGTGTACGCCACCCTCGTGGACGGCGCGTGCGCCGGCTACGACGTCGTCATGCTCACGGACGCGTCCGCGACCACCTCGCCGTCCTACTGCCACGACGCGGCCGTCTTCAACACCCGCCAGTGCTTCGGCTTCACCACCACGACCCCCGATCTGCTCGACGCGCTGGCGGCGGCGCCCGCGGCGGACGGCGACGGCTGA
- a CDS encoding STAS domain-containing protein, translated as MTDRTLTATRRTHPAGATVVAAAGELDHHTAKDLSQAVDETPFGPDAPVLIDLTGLTYCDSTGITVLVAAYNRARQSDARLVLVGLNADLMRVFRIVGLDQLFTFQPTVEDAITALRA; from the coding sequence GTGACCGACCGTACCCTGACCGCCACCCGACGAACCCACCCCGCGGGTGCCACCGTGGTGGCCGCGGCCGGCGAACTCGACCACCACACGGCCAAGGACCTCAGCCAGGCCGTCGACGAGACGCCCTTCGGCCCCGACGCCCCCGTGCTGATCGACCTGACCGGTCTGACCTACTGCGACTCCACCGGCATCACCGTGCTCGTCGCCGCCTACAACCGGGCCCGGCAGTCCGACGCCCGGCTGGTCCTCGTCGGGCTGAACGCCGACCTGATGCGGGTCTTCCGCATCGTCGGCCTCGACCAGCTCTTCACCTTCCAGCCGACCGTCGAGGACGCCATCACCGCCCTGCGCGCCTGA
- a CDS encoding PP2C family protein-serine/threonine phosphatase, producing MTVAQGAFHPQVRRSSADEQRRLAAVRRYQVLDSPPDGAFDKIASLAARIFGTPMATVSIVDSDRVWFKAAHGLKDISEIGRTPGLCASAIEHGEPYVVGDTLADPRTAAHPLVRGGPAIRFYAAAPITTADGHRLGTVNILDTRPRQLTRDRLEALSDLAALVMDELEQRLSALRTVAAERARRADAERLARTLQRTLLPPALPPVPGLDAAAAYHTASVDEVGGDFYDLFPLDDGRWAFFLGDVCGKGAEAAALTSLTRYTLRAAAIYDPDPCTALANLDAVLKGEFQGDNPRFCTAVFGVLDARPDGSFAVRLAGGGHPPALALRADGSVEAISTTGGQLIGLLPDPHFVQAATRLAPGDALLLYTDGLTEARTADGAMLGEDGLTRHLSAHASEGAEGLLATVHDLFTDLGTGVSDDTALLVLSVPPGSAHSPVQENR from the coding sequence ATGACGGTGGCCCAGGGCGCCTTCCACCCGCAGGTGAGACGGTCCTCGGCGGACGAGCAGCGGCGGCTCGCCGCGGTGCGCCGCTACCAGGTCCTGGACAGCCCGCCCGACGGCGCCTTCGACAAGATCGCCTCCCTGGCCGCCCGCATCTTCGGCACCCCCATGGCCACCGTGTCGATCGTGGACAGCGACCGGGTGTGGTTCAAGGCCGCCCACGGCCTGAAGGACATCAGCGAGATCGGCCGCACCCCGGGCCTGTGCGCCTCCGCCATCGAGCACGGCGAGCCCTACGTCGTCGGCGACACCCTTGCCGACCCGCGTACCGCCGCGCACCCGCTCGTGCGGGGCGGCCCGGCGATACGCTTCTACGCCGCCGCGCCGATCACCACCGCCGACGGCCACCGGCTGGGCACCGTCAACATCCTCGACACCCGCCCCCGGCAGCTGACCCGCGACCGGCTCGAAGCGCTCTCGGACCTGGCCGCGCTCGTCATGGACGAACTGGAGCAGCGGCTGTCGGCGCTGCGTACCGTCGCCGCCGAACGCGCGCGGCGCGCCGACGCCGAACGCCTGGCCCGCACGTTGCAGCGCACCCTGCTGCCGCCGGCCCTGCCCCCGGTGCCCGGCCTCGACGCGGCCGCCGCCTATCACACCGCCTCCGTCGACGAGGTCGGCGGCGACTTCTACGACCTCTTCCCGCTGGACGACGGCCGCTGGGCCTTCTTCCTCGGCGATGTGTGCGGCAAGGGCGCGGAAGCCGCCGCGCTGACCTCGCTGACCCGCTACACCCTGCGCGCCGCCGCCATCTACGACCCCGACCCGTGCACCGCGCTCGCCAACCTCGACGCGGTGCTCAAAGGGGAGTTCCAGGGCGACAACCCCCGGTTCTGCACCGCTGTCTTCGGCGTGCTCGACGCCCGGCCCGACGGGTCGTTCGCCGTCAGGCTGGCCGGCGGCGGCCACCCGCCCGCCCTGGCGCTGCGCGCGGACGGCAGCGTCGAGGCCATCTCGACCACCGGCGGCCAGCTGATCGGACTGCTGCCCGACCCGCACTTCGTGCAGGCCGCCACGCGACTCGCCCCCGGCGACGCGCTGCTGCTCTACACCGACGGGCTCACCGAGGCCCGTACCGCGGACGGCGCCATGCTCGGCGAGGACGGACTGACCCGCCATCTGTCCGCCCACGCCTCCGAGGGAGCCGAGGGTCTGCTGGCGACGGTGCACGACCTCTTCACCGATCTGGGTACCGGGGTCAGCGACGACACCGCGCTGCTCGTCCTTTCCGTCCCCCCGGGCAGTGCCCACTCACCCGTACAGGAGAACAGGTGA